The genomic window GACAAGTGCTGTGGTTGAAGGTGCAAAGCCTGAGATAAGTCGAGCTTGATACTTTTAAGTACGCGTTCAAACATCACGGCGAGATCTTCGTGAGGTTTTTCAGGCGAAACCAACAGTAATTTGCAGTCACTCGATAGCGGAATCAATTCAGATTCATACCCCGCTAAACGCTCTGGGTGACTTAGCTCCCATTGGCTAATGCCCATCTCTTGTAGGTATTGCGCGTGTGTTTGTGACATATCTTACGGTAGTAACCTTAGGTTTATTCGAGCTTAAGTTTATTCGCGCCGACGCTTATTGAAACCGGGAGCTTGGTCGATTTCATTGTCTCAAAACGGTGTCTCTTAAAAGAGACTGTATTAGCACTGGGCTGATACTAACAAAAAATAAAGGAGCATCAAGCTCCTTTATTTAGACAAAATCAGCTTATCTCTTATTGCGTGATCAATCTGCTTATAAGTCGTTAAATTCGGGGCTGTAGGCAATCTCACCAGAATGCCCCGTAAACGCACCGTCTACCAACTCAATCGCTTGAAAAGCACCTTCTGGCACATCCCAAACACAACTCAGACCAAACTCACTCGCAGCCTTGAAACCAAAGCGACGGTAATAAGCAGGATCACCTAACACAACACAAGCTGGATAGCCAAAATCAACTAAGGTAGAAAAAGCGTCTTCAACTAAAGAGGTCGCCACACCTTGATTACGAAACGCTTCTTTTACAGCAAGAGGCGCAAGGCCTTGCCAGTTATTATCTTCACCGTGAAGGGTTATAGGGCTAAACATCAGGTGACCCACTACCTCGCCTTCATCAGAGCAAGCCACCAACGATAACGTTAAATGACTATTCTCACGTAAGCTCATCACCAAATTAGCTTCGGCATCCGTTTCAAAAACAGATTTTAATAAACGATCAATGACAAGTATATCTGCTGGTGCTTCAGTTCGAATAAGCATTCATTACCTCACTTTGTGTGTCTGGGGATTGTACTCCCTTCTGCACAAAATCAGCTAATTGATTTAACAAAGTTTTCATAGGCTTTGGCAATAAATCCAAATCGACGCTATCCATCAAGTTTTTAACCTCTAATCCGAGCTCGGTATCGCCCTCAATAGAAAGTCGACGTTGAAAGAACATCGTATCAGGATCCTCTTTACGTCCTGCAATAAGCACAAGGTCATTAAGATTACCACTAAAGCTTACATCCTCAACAACCTCTTTATCAGCGACAACCAGTTGCTCATTTTTATAGCTAATACACCAACTTAAGCTCATATCTTTTATTGAGACTTTCAACCACTTGCCTTCTAAAAACTCAAAATCACCATCTTCTAAAGCCTCTTTAAAAACATTATTCAATGCTTCTAACAAGGCTTTTTTTTGTACTTTTTTAGGCAATAATTGGACTGGAGATCGCAAAATTGATGCGGCATTTTGAACTAGTTGAGTGCGAATCTTGTTTATCACGTGACTTATCCGTAACTTTGTCAATAATATAGAAGGCATCATAAATGATGTTAAGAACTCCGTTACTGTTGTGTGTCAAATTTGCACCTCTTTGATACCCGGCCTTGGATACCCTAAAATCGCCGTTATAGTAACTGAGTGAACAAAAAACACAGCGTACAGCTGCACTCACAAGGTAAATAATGATTACACTAAAACCTAATCAGCATTTAACATTTGTGAATATTTACGTTATTGGAGAATTGGTAGTACTTTGATGCCTCCCCAGCAATTACAACATTGGTTTACTCAGTTAACTGCAAACAGCCCGTTCTTTTTTGCAGTTCTTGATGCTCAACACAATTACTTGATGGTGAATGAGCGTTACTGTGACATTGCTGGTTTGAGCAAAACTGAACTTGTCGGCATGAATGATCGCCAAACATTAGGTGAGCAATTCTACCAACACCTCAAACCTTATTACGAACGTGCGTTCAATGGTGAAACGATTGAAGCCGAAGTGACACTCAACGAGACGAACCTCGATACCAGCCTTCATTTCAGTCTTTCTCCACTGATGAATGACTCCCAAACGGACTACATTGTTTTTCATGCCTTCGACACATCAGAAAACCAAGTACTAGTTCGTTCTTTAGAAGAATCCGAAACGAAATTCCACAAACTATCCCACTTGCTCCCAGACGGTTTACTGTTAGTTGAAAGTGACTACATTATGTCATCCAACCCAGCGGCTGCACGTCTGCTTGGCTTTAACTCCACAACCGAGTTGATCGGCGAAGAGTTAGGGCGCTTATTTATCGACGAACAAACCAAAACAGTCTTCAACAATGACATCAGTTCTATTATTTCGGAGTCTGGTTTAGTTTGCTTAACGGGTGCCCGATGCGGCTTTGAACGTAAGGTTCAACTTAACATCGACTCCACTGCCGTCTTAGGGAGCAACACCCAACTGGTTCTGATCCAAGATGCACAAGACACCGCAAAGCAGTATTCATCCGCAAACTGTGAAGATGTCTACATTGACGCGCTGACCAAACTCTATAACCGGGTAGGGTTTACCAAGCGCCTTGAGCAGTTTATCCATAATGACACACCTCTGGTCATGCTCTATTTAGACATTGATAACTTCAAGAATATCAATGACTCACTTGGTCATCACATCGGCGATAAAGTCATTAAGGAGGTCGCTTCACGCTTAAAACGCTTGTTGCCCCGCCAAGCGGTCGTAGGGCATTTAGGCGGAGATGAATTTGGAATTATTCTTCCAGACCCCGAACATCCACGAACACCTGAGATGCTCTCTGAAAAAATAATTGCTCTCATCAATCAACCCTTCGATCTTCACCACTTTAGTAAACGCTTAGCCTGCTCGATCGGCAGTGTGCTCTACCCACAAGATGGAGTAGACGCACGTATCTTGTTGCAAAATGCCGATACCGCAATGTATGAAGCTAAAGATCGGGGTCGCAACCGCCTGATTAAGTTCAACGAGCAGATGAACAAAGAAGCACGTATGCGTCTGTGGCTTGAAATCGAGTTACAAAAAGCGCTGCAACAGAATGGGCTCGAAGTTTGGTATCAGCCAAAGGTCAACGCGCGTGACTTCACTATCAACGGCGCTGAGGCTCTAGTACGTTGGAAGCACCCTGTTGAAGGCTATATCAGTCCAGCAGCATTCATCCCAGTAGCGGAGCGAGCGGGTCTTATCGAGCAGCTTGGTCGTGTCGTGATGCGTGAAGTCTTTACTACGGTTAAGCGCTGGAAGATGCAAGGTATCTTGCCCGGTAGAGTTGCGATTAACTTGTCTCCAGAACAATTTGGCAACCCAAAACTGATTGATTACGTAGAGAAGCTGGTACGCTCTACAGAGTTAGATCCCAGTGCGATTACATTTGAGTTAACAGAAAGTGCGGTCATGAGCGATAGTGAGCACACACTGCAAATGCTGAATGCAATTAAGAGACTTGGCTTCGCGTTATCCATCGACGATTTTGGAACCGGTTATTCATCACTCTCTTATCTGGCTCGTTTCCCAATTGATGAGCTCAAGATTGATCGTGCTTTTATTTCTGATATCGATACGCTACCAAAACAGATCACTGTCATTGAAAACATCATCAATCTAGGAAAATCTCTCGATTTAACCGTAGTGGCTGAAGGTGTCGAAACCAGTGAGCAAGCGACTCTATTGTCTAATCTCAACTGCAGTTCAATTCAAGGCTTCCATTTCTATCGTCCTCAGCCAAAACAAGATGTTGAAGAGTTGTTCGCCCAAAACCGTCGTCATAAGAACTGATTAGATGTTTCGCACACAGCCCCATTCTTCAATCAAAGCCGCACACAAACCAGCGCGAGTCAGTCGCTCAAGTGGAGTAAAAGCAGATTTATCCATCTAAACCTGCCTTACATCAATTCTGTCATTCATAATTCTTCATAAAATGCTCGCTTCAACTTAATACTACTGGTAGTGAGCAAATGGAACTCTTATGCCCAGCGGGTAACTTACCTGCTTTGAAAACCGCTATTGATTGCGGTGCGGATGCTGTCTATATCGGATTCAAAGACGATACCAATGCCAGACACTTTGCAGGCCTTAACTTTGCGGGTAAGAAGCTCGATCGTGCTGTGCAATATGTGCATGACCACAACAAGAAAATTCATGTCGCCCTCAATACATTTGCTCACCCAAATGGCTTCAACCGTTGGACTAATGCCGTAGACAACGCCGCCGCACTGGGTGTTGATGCGCTGATCATTGCAGACATCGCAGTGCTTGAGTACGCAGCAAATAAGTACCCAGATCTAGAACTACACCTATCAGTACAAGCATCTGCGACCAATGCAGCGGCTATCGACTTCTACCATAAAAACTTCAACGTTAAGCGTGTCGTACTGCCACGTGTGTTGTCGATTCATCAGGTCAAACAGCTTTCTCGTAATATCACTTCTGACGTTGACCTTGAAGTATTCGCTTTTGGTAGTTTATGCATCATGGCAGAAGGCCGTTGTTACCTCTCTTCATACATGACAGGTGAATCACCCAATACCGTTGGTGCTTGTTCTCCGGCGAAATACGTTCGCTGGCAAGAAACAGAAACCGGCTTAGAGTCTCGCTTGAACGAGATCCTTATCGATAAGTACGAAGCAGGTGAGAACGCAGGTTACCCAACGCTATGTAAAGGCCGCTTTGAAGCAGAGATCGATGGTGAGCGTAAGCGCTATCACGCACTTGAAGAGCCAACTAGCCTCAACACGCTATCCATGTTGCCAGAGCTTTTCGCGGCGAATGTGGCCTCGGTAAAAATTGAAGGCCGCCAACGCAGCCCTGCTTATGTTGAACAAGTCACTCGTACTTGGCGCGCAGCTATCGACCGCTACTTAGCGAACCCAGAACAATACCAAGTGGAACAAGCTTGGAATGCGACACTGGCCAATGTATCGGAAGGTACACAAACCACGCTTGGTGCTTACCACCGTAAATGGCAATAGCGCCAAATGGAGAACTCAATGAAATACGCATTAGGCCCGCTACTGTATTTTTGGCCAAAACAAGACGTTGAAAGCTTCTATGAGCAAGCGAAATCAAGCTCTGCCGATATCATCTACCTAGGTGAAGCGGTATGTTCAAAGCGTCGCGAAATGAAAGCGCAACACTGGATGGACATTGCCAAAGAGTTGTCTGCTTCAGGTAAGCAAGTCGTCCTCTCGACCATGGCATTACTCGAAGCGCCAAGCGAAGTCAATATCATGAAGAAGTACATCGACAATGGTGACTTTGCGATCGAAGCCAATGATGTCTCTGCCATTCAACTCGCCAGCGAAAGCAAAGTACCTTTCGTCGTTGGCCCTGCGGTAAACACTTACAACGCACGCACGCTGAACCTGTTTTTGAAACAGGGTATGACGCGTTGGTGTATGCCCGTTGAGCTTTCTCGCGAATGGCTAAGCAACGTAATGACGCAGTGTGAAGAGCTGAACATCCGCAATAAATTCGAAGTTGAAGTGTTTAGCCACGGTTACCTGCCACTGGCTTACTCGGCACGCTGCTTTACCGCTCGTGCTGAAAATAAAGCCAAAGACGATTGCGAAACCTGCTGTATCAAGTATCCAACCGGGCTACAAGTAGAAAGCCAAGAAGGCCAATCAGTCTTCAACCTTAATGGTATCCAGACGCAATCAGGCTACTGCTACAACCTAGTCAATGATTTACCGAACATGCACGATTTGGTTGATGTGGTTCGTTTAAGCCCACTCGGTATTGACACCTTCTCTGAAATCAATAACTTCAGAGCGAACGAGCAAGGTCAAAAACCGATGAAGATTGAAAGCCGTCAATGCAATGGCTACTGGCATCAACTTGCAGGTTTAGACGTTAAGAACATCTAGTTCCTCGTATTAGACTAACCAGCAACAGACACCAAAAAGGTCTAGCATTCGCTAGACCTTTTTAATTCGACTTAAGAAACACGACCTATACCGTTGCGGTCTCCATCGCTGAGGCATCGAGCTTCTTTAGGTCTTTGTAAAGCATCACCATCACGACCACACTGAGCGCGATGTTAGACAGTGGGTACGCAATCCAGATCCCCGGCACACCGTACAGCTTAGGCATAATGTACAAGAAAGGTAACTGGATAAGCATATTGCCTATCGTGACAAACATCGCCTTGCTGCCCTTATTCACCGCCTGATAGTAAGCACCCGCTACCACCAAGAAGCCATCAAGCGCCAAGGCAAACATGTGCAGTCG from Vibrio artabrorum includes these protein-coding regions:
- a CDS encoding DNA polymerase III subunit psi, which gives rise to MSQTHAQYLQEMGISQWELSHPERLAGYESELIPLSSDCKLLLVSPEKPHEDLAVMFERVLKSIKLDLSQALHLQPQHLSTVDLSSVEWVWFAGCESTQELKLKTLQSPLLSDINGNNQHRRDLWQQICAYD
- a CDS encoding GNAT family N-acetyltransferase — its product is MLIRTEAPADILVIDRLLKSVFETDAEANLVMSLRENSHLTLSLVACSDEGEVVGHLMFSPITLHGEDNNWQGLAPLAVKEAFRNQGVATSLVEDAFSTLVDFGYPACVVLGDPAYYRRFGFKAASEFGLSCVWDVPEGAFQAIELVDGAFTGHSGEIAYSPEFNDL
- the ubiT gene encoding ubiquinone anaerobic biosynthesis accessory factor UbiT; protein product: MINKIRTQLVQNAASILRSPVQLLPKKVQKKALLEALNNVFKEALEDGDFEFLEGKWLKVSIKDMSLSWCISYKNEQLVVADKEVVEDVSFSGNLNDLVLIAGRKEDPDTMFFQRRLSIEGDTELGLEVKNLMDSVDLDLLPKPMKTLLNQLADFVQKGVQSPDTQSEVMNAYSN
- a CDS encoding sensor domain-containing protein, which gives rise to MPPQQLQHWFTQLTANSPFFFAVLDAQHNYLMVNERYCDIAGLSKTELVGMNDRQTLGEQFYQHLKPYYERAFNGETIEAEVTLNETNLDTSLHFSLSPLMNDSQTDYIVFHAFDTSENQVLVRSLEESETKFHKLSHLLPDGLLLVESDYIMSSNPAAARLLGFNSTTELIGEELGRLFIDEQTKTVFNNDISSIISESGLVCLTGARCGFERKVQLNIDSTAVLGSNTQLVLIQDAQDTAKQYSSANCEDVYIDALTKLYNRVGFTKRLEQFIHNDTPLVMLYLDIDNFKNINDSLGHHIGDKVIKEVASRLKRLLPRQAVVGHLGGDEFGIILPDPEHPRTPEMLSEKIIALINQPFDLHHFSKRLACSIGSVLYPQDGVDARILLQNADTAMYEAKDRGRNRLIKFNEQMNKEARMRLWLEIELQKALQQNGLEVWYQPKVNARDFTINGAEALVRWKHPVEGYISPAAFIPVAERAGLIEQLGRVVMREVFTTVKRWKMQGILPGRVAINLSPEQFGNPKLIDYVEKLVRSTELDPSAITFELTESAVMSDSEHTLQMLNAIKRLGFALSIDDFGTGYSSLSYLARFPIDELKIDRAFISDIDTLPKQITVIENIINLGKSLDLTVVAEGVETSEQATLLSNLNCSSIQGFHFYRPQPKQDVEELFAQNRRHKN
- the ubiU gene encoding ubiquinone anaerobic biosynthesis protein UbiU — encoded protein: MELLCPAGNLPALKTAIDCGADAVYIGFKDDTNARHFAGLNFAGKKLDRAVQYVHDHNKKIHVALNTFAHPNGFNRWTNAVDNAAALGVDALIIADIAVLEYAANKYPDLELHLSVQASATNAAAIDFYHKNFNVKRVVLPRVLSIHQVKQLSRNITSDVDLEVFAFGSLCIMAEGRCYLSSYMTGESPNTVGACSPAKYVRWQETETGLESRLNEILIDKYEAGENAGYPTLCKGRFEAEIDGERKRYHALEEPTSLNTLSMLPELFAANVASVKIEGRQRSPAYVEQVTRTWRAAIDRYLANPEQYQVEQAWNATLANVSEGTQTTLGAYHRKWQ
- a CDS encoding U32 family peptidase yields the protein MKYALGPLLYFWPKQDVESFYEQAKSSSADIIYLGEAVCSKRREMKAQHWMDIAKELSASGKQVVLSTMALLEAPSEVNIMKKYIDNGDFAIEANDVSAIQLASESKVPFVVGPAVNTYNARTLNLFLKQGMTRWCMPVELSREWLSNVMTQCEELNIRNKFEVEVFSHGYLPLAYSARCFTARAENKAKDDCETCCIKYPTGLQVESQEGQSVFNLNGIQTQSGYCYNLVNDLPNMHDLVDVVRLSPLGIDTFSEINNFRANEQGQKPMKIESRQCNGYWHQLAGLDVKNI